Below is a genomic region from Sebastes umbrosus isolate fSebUmb1 chromosome 20, fSebUmb1.pri, whole genome shotgun sequence.
ATATGGGACATGACTGACCCTCTAACACTGCTCACTGTGTTTCTTTATGAACTAGTTCATCTGTATCCTGATCGTCATCATCATAATGGAGACACTCACAGGGATTGCCTTTTACATGTTACGCAAGAGGGTGAGACACTTAAATCCTAAGGTCAAGGTCAAAATATTAACAATTCTTCTCAATTCTTCTTCATACGAGAGGTGGTTTGTCATTACAAATAAGTAAAGCTTATTGCTTATAAAAAATCTTCTTCTTTATTATATCTGTAGGCTGTCATCGTAGAGGTGAAAAACGCTATCGACTACCAAAGCAAAGCACGAAGGGTGATCCAGGAGTACGCCCCAGAGAAGAGACACGCCATCGACAAGATTCAGGAAAAGGTGACACATAGTGATTTGCATTTGCAAGAGGCACTTGATAGATTGTAGAGGGGCCAAATTAACCCAGTGTTATAAACCCTGTTACAGTTCAAGTGCTGTGGTGCAGACGGCCCCGAGGACTGGTCCACCAGCGTGGGCTGGGAGGAACACGATGCCGTGCCGGACTCCTGCTGCATGGTGAAGATGCAGGGTTGTGGAAAGGAAAAGGATAAAGTGCGCTCAAAGGTCTGCTGGGAATTCTCATTTCAAGTTCACAGCCATTTCATTTACTTTCTGTGAACAAATTAAGTATTTTATGACTGTGTGCTCCTCCTTAGGGTTGCCTCCGGGCCATCAACTTGTTTCTGATGAAAAACCTGATGTGGATCGGTGCTCTCTGCATTGCTCTCGGGGTCACAGAGGTAAATAAATACCtgattaatgaaaacaaatgtataaatgtatcattagaataaaaaaatcacatgtaATTCCCTGCATGATTTATTAAATGATCTAAATGCAATTTGCAACATTTTGTATGATAAAATATTCATGAAGAAAGTGGTAATGCAGACATTTGAAAAGTAATGACATGAATGATAATAAAGCATATCTCGTCCTGTTTGCCCCCAGGTGGCGAAATCCAGAATTAATTTGAATTtacggagagagaaaagaacCTTTTTGACCCGTCTTTGAGTTCATTTGCTGCCAGTAACTTATAACCTTTCTGCCTTACCTGTTGCAGGTTGCAGGAGTAGTCGTCGGGGTCTGCTTGTGTGTGAACCTAAAAcgaaaaaattatgaaaacatGAGCTGAGGCGTCATCGTGGCCGAGCACAGACGACTTCCTACATCACTGACATATTTGATCTATGCTATTTGCTTTTCCAGTCTATTCTTTCTAAATAAAGATACAAAACATAGATGATCCTGTTAATGATATGTTTGAAAACTATTGCTACTTTCATGCTTGCCAACTGTGACTATTTCAACAAGTGATCCGACTATCTTTTGGTCTATGATGGTCTATATGCCATTGAAAACACCTGATAGCTATAATAGTGTCATGTTTAAATGGCATGCTACTACGAATCAATAAATGTGTGATACATTCATGGTTGAGTGGTTCAATCTGTGTGTTTAACAACTGATTTGACATGTGACCTTTTCAAAGGTTTTCATTCACAGGTCATACTGGTCATCCTGCTATTGCCATCTTTGACTCTGGTCTGAGTGGCAAACTCACAGCAACTCCAAATAATAAATGGCAGCCACGTCATGTAAAATGAAATCAATAACTACACACTGAGCATTCATGTTCACCAATCTATACAGTCCAgcaaaacagcattttttttcctctgtcacatCTCAGGACTCAAGAGGTCAAATTATCTAATATTTTACAAGTTGCCCTATTAAAacatgttgttatttattttttatttgcacatatataaactgcacaaaatccaatcaatgaaataaaaacaagaaatgtgtcaggagaggtcaaaaagccacaggcttatacaaaggacctcccacCTAACCctagaagaaaagaaaaaaacaataacaaaaaaggaagaaagatctaatctaacatcattttaaaaatacaacaaaagttaaacaacaacaagaagtacacaaaatgtgcagaaaaacctaaccaaacagtggaaaacaatccaataaaaacaatgaaatacacacaaaaaaacagtacaggaaaaaaagaaaatatatctaaacatatcaaaagataattagacatcatgaatcaaatgtgatgataatttccttttaagatgctctaaggataacgagctcttgataatattttggtgttccatatttgtacaccacgatatctgatgttttgttttgtaaaaagttCTGTTCTGTATTAATATTCTTCTTTGGGTATATACATTTGGCaatacattattaataaatGTAGTAATACAATCAGTGAAACAATTTGTCCTCAAGCACTGTTCTAATCACTTCACACAAGGCCATTTAAGTAgtaaactacatttcccagaatgccccATACGGGAAATACGTCTGCTCTCCAAATGGGTCCGACTCTAGCAAAACCAGTATCAACACAGAAAAGCAACGTGTGCGTCCAGCAACCCAGAAAAACTAACTGAaaaacacaagtttatgagCAACATTGAACCTAAAAGTAAAGGTAAAGAAActattatattgtgatataattTACAACCTTCACCAGCCTTAATATTTGCTATAGTTTAACATATTACAAGAGCTATGCTAACAGTCATTAGCCAGCTagttaatgttgttgtttaacaTCCAACTGTGTATTAAGAGTTAAAGTACAAACTATACTGCTTAACTTAAAactgtaaagtaaaataaataaaacatgtagcTAAAAAAGACCAAAGTGTAATAGCTGACTCATTAtttgtataataataaagttatcCTCTCTTTATTATGTATTAAGCAGCATGTCTGAGGCTTTAATCAGGCAAATAAAGGAGCTGGAGGATGACCTGGAGAAGCTAAAGTCCCAGCTGAAGGAGAGCAGTGAAGCTGGAGATGACCTGGAGAAGCTAAAGTCTCAGCTGAAGGAGAGCAGTGAAGCTGGAGATGACCTGGAGAAGCTAAAGTCTCAGCTGAAGGAGAAGAGTGAAGCTGGAGATGACCTGGAGAAGCTAAAGTCCCAGCTGAAGGAGAGGAGTGAAGCTGGAGATGATCTGGAGCTGATGTCCAATCCATCccctaatgaaaacacagactgTAAACTAACTGATTCTAACACCAGCAGCAGTAATAAAGGTAAGAAAGCAGGCAAAAAGCGTCCTTTTGACTTCTCCGTCCACCCTCGGCGCCATGTGGCTCTGCGGCTGGCCTACCTGGGATGGTCCTACCAGGGGTTCGCAGTCCAGGAGAACACCGACAACACTGTGGAGGCCAGACTCTTCGAAGCTCTGCTGAAGACGCGGCTGATCCTGGACCGACCGAGCTCCAACTACCACCGGTGTGGTCGCACCGATAAAGGAGTCAGTGCCTTTTCCCAAGTGAGTTCACTGGGACTTAAAGTATGATTTATTGACTCCATACGGCTATTTTAACTATATAATACTGTCTTTTCTCCACAGGTTATAACCATCGATTTGCGCTCCACACAGTTTTGTGGAGGACTGGGCATCGCAGTCCCTGAACATGGTAATGTTAGTGCCAAGAATAAAGCTACCGGCTCTGAGCTTCCATATTTGAAGATGCTGAACCGAGTCCTGCCCCAGGACATCAGGATCTTGGACTGGGCACCAGCAGCAGAGGGCTTCAGTGCACGCTTTGACTGTAAGTCCCGCACGTACCGGTACTACTTCCCCCGCGGATCCTTGGATGTGACATTGATGGCAGATGCTGCAAAAAGGTGGGTGTAGAGACACAAAGTGATGATGTAACACCCCTTGAAGTCACAGTTCTGATTTGAGGATCTCTCAACAACCCAACAGATACGAGGGCACTCATGACTTTCGCAACCTGTGCAAAATGGATGTGGGCAACGGGGTCTTGCAGTTTGAGAGGACCATCTTGTCGGCGTCAGTCAAGCCTGTGCAGCCTCAGCACGTCTCCAGCACGGACCAGTATGACCTCTTTGTGTTTGAGATTAAAGGATTGGCCTTCCTTTACCACCAGGTATCAAGAGACTCTCACTTTTTACAGCTTTGTTTGGCAAAAAATCATGTTCATTTCAAGTTCCATATACATTGATGATTAATGACATTATGCTGTAGGTACGATGCATGATGGCGCTGCTTCTCCTGATCGGGCAGAAACTGGAAGCCCCGGAGATAATTAATCAGCTCCTGGATGTTCAGAGTAACCCCAGGAAGCCCCAATACAGgtcagtatatactgtactgtaggagCCATCAAAATCAGACCTTTTTCATATCCTACACAagcataaataataaatctccTGTGCAAACAAAATACATCTGTATGAATCTAAAACATTTCCCTTCTTGTCTCTAGCATGGCAGTAGACTACCCTCTGGTGCTATACGACTGCCACTTTGAAGGTTTGAGCTGGAAACAGGAGAGTGAAGAGGTGAACCACGTCCTGTCTGTACTACTGCAACACTGGACCCAGAGTGCAGTCAAGACCCACGTCCTCCACGGGATGATTCAGGGTTTGGAGGCCGTAGGTGAGAAATTCAATGAGATGAACAGACCCTGGAAAACttcaacattttcattttttagtcTGTTAAAGTTGAGATGCCTTTTAACCCTTTGATATGCCCCCACAatgatatgataaaaaaaattgaataaagtagaattaaaagctataataacagtaatggtagtaaaacagtgtgaattaaaaactagattaataaaataacaataaagttatataaattaaatacattaaaataagtgattaataaaataacattaaatataatacaattttacaacttaaatactataaaataatataaaaatgaatctgAAGCTGAATAGGTAGGTTTTAAGTTTACATTTAAAGAGTTGATTACAAAGTAATACTACCTCCAcggtattatatatatattttcatgcagttttagcATATAAT
It encodes:
- the LOC119479667 gene encoding CD63 antigen-like; the encoded protein is MLPFCNVKCCFIFFNLVFLASGVGLVIIGAKQYSTYKAMGAFAGNGLSKIAIVLIAVGASIILVSFMGHLGAFFNSYSMVSCFICILIVIIIMETLTGIAFYMLRKRAVIVEVKNAIDYQSKARRVIQEYAPEKRHAIDKIQEKFKCCGADGPEDWSTSVGWEEHDAVPDSCCMVKMQGCGKEKDKVRSKGCLRAINLFLMKNLMWIGALCIALGVTEVAGVVVGVCLCVNLKRKNYENMS
- the pus3 gene encoding tRNA pseudouridine(38/39) synthase; amino-acid sequence: MSEALIRQIKELEDDLEKLKSQLKESSEAGDDLEKLKSQLKESSEAGDDLEKLKSQLKEKSEAGDDLEKLKSQLKERSEAGDDLELMSNPSPNENTDCKLTDSNTSSSNKGKKAGKKRPFDFSVHPRRHVALRLAYLGWSYQGFAVQENTDNTVEARLFEALLKTRLILDRPSSNYHRCGRTDKGVSAFSQVITIDLRSTQFCGGLGIAVPEHGNVSAKNKATGSELPYLKMLNRVLPQDIRILDWAPAAEGFSARFDCKSRTYRYYFPRGSLDVTLMADAAKRYEGTHDFRNLCKMDVGNGVLQFERTILSASVKPVQPQHVSSTDQYDLFVFEIKGLAFLYHQVRCMMALLLLIGQKLEAPEIINQLLDVQSNPRKPQYSMAVDYPLVLYDCHFEGLSWKQESEEVNHVLSVLLQHWTQSAVKTHVLHGMIQGLEAVGGASSNHCWLVEGSRQRNYRPLLERPCCESLESRINHFVKRGRLEREDGENGGEMVHRGKRSKHSHNSPSLPVSSETPSSKQNTDQKAKD